Proteins found in one Colletes latitarsis isolate SP2378_abdomen chromosome 8, iyColLati1, whole genome shotgun sequence genomic segment:
- the LOC143344922 gene encoding LOW QUALITY PROTEIN: uncharacterized protein LOC143344922 (The sequence of the model RefSeq protein was modified relative to this genomic sequence to represent the inferred CDS: deleted 1 base in 1 codon): MLDDQYQPLCQILDHRIQWERQIEASIMKTVTHTCIPGATVLDLPGENSIEDIAESVDELREKLANMKKLMEERKGTTLGEISAKKRKETSDIIDGNFLSWIFGSALIVILSVSFYAFYNLYHAVLKKFPSHHTEL; this comes from the exons ATGCTGGATGATCAATACCAACCGCTGTGTCAGATTCTGGACCACAGAATACAGTGG GAGAGACAGATAGAAGCGAGCATCATGAAAACAGTGACGCATACTTGCATACCAGGAGCTACCg TTTTAGATCTACCTGGAGAAAATTCGATCGAGGATATCGCTGAATCGGTAGACGAACTGCGCGAAAAATTGGCGAACatgaaaaaattgatggaaGAACGAAAAGGCACAACCTTGGGCGAGATAAGCGCTAAGAAGAGAAAAGAGACCTCAGATATCATAGACGGcaattttctgtcttggatattCGGCTCGGCATTAATCGTCATCCTGAGCGTCAGTTTCTACGCCTTCTATAATCTCTATCATGCGGTTTTGAAAAAGTTCCCATCTCATCACACGGAACTTTAA
- the LOC143344923 gene encoding LOW QUALITY PROTEIN: uncharacterized protein LOC143344923 (The sequence of the model RefSeq protein was modified relative to this genomic sequence to represent the inferred CDS: deleted 2 bases in 2 codons; substituted 1 base at 1 genomic stop codon) produces the protein MWFVLLAVYTFEILCIFLFVVYCVVTFLMIMYQTRTEELRKCIVPHSGTLEAELPVEVHESVDDELEVLTEKLTEKERVLQQSHYEIKSAEKVLSDLEQKTSTCRDRYKSLMSDLKKDVRKTEEEVKTLQNQISSLSVRREVLRNEALKQQEDYQKMLTNFTKELEHKKALFCKLMRVLAIVFSKKFLFFVTLIALIGCSLGQWKVKTTTCELSRFKMKNFTAFLMYIIVIFRXLFAVLFLVLKGKN, from the exons ATGTGGTTTGTACTGCTGGCTGTTTACACCTTTGAAATATTGTGTATTTTTCTATTTGTCGTATACTGCGTCGTCACGTTTCTTATGATAATG TACCAAACTCGAACGGAGGAATTAAGAAAATGC ATCGTACCTCACAGCGGAACCTTAGAAGCCGAACTCCCAGTTGAA GTCCATGAGAGCGTGGACGATGAATTAGAAGTGTTAACGGAAAAGCTCACAGAAAAAGAACGTGTG TTACAGCAATCGCATTACGAAATAAAAAGTGCGGAAAAAGTTCTGTCAGATTTAGAGCAAAAGACATCGACTTGTCGTGACCGATACAAATCGTTGATGTCCGACTTGAAAAAGGATGTTCGAAAAACGGAGGAAGAG GTAAAAACGTTGCAAAATCAAATTTCGAGTTTGTCAGTTCGACGAGAGGTTCTTAGGAACGAAGCGTTGAAG CAACAAGAAGATTATCAAAAAATGTTAACCAATTTTACCAAGGAGTTAGAACACAAAAAAGCTTTGTTTTGTAAGTTGATGAGA GTACTTGCAATTGTATTTTCGAAAAAGTTCCTTTTTTTCGTAACACTGATCGCATTAATTGGTTGTAGCCTCGGGCAGTGGAAAGTCAAGACAACCACGTGTGAGTTGTCTCgctttaaaatgaaaaatttcaccgcattcttg atGTATATAATAGTGATTTTTCGATAACTGTTCGCAGTATTGTTTCTCGTATTAAAAGGCAAAAACTGA